Proteins from a single region of Deltaproteobacteria bacterium:
- a CDS encoding MotA/TolQ/ExbB proton channel family protein → MDSLLKVMLSTGAGWVLWLLIGLSVLSVGIIIERAVVISRSGGDPARLAENLKSHLDKGEIDKAVFRLQVVRGVEARIALEGLRAYDKGPDSVAEAITSAKAIQRSLLEQRLGFLGTLGNNAPFIGLFGTVIGIIKAFHDLSVESGGAAKAVMAGISEALVATAMGLFVAIPAVIAFNYFQRRIRALIASVDGLSHLILSELRRQPGPAGAAAIAVAAAEGAPAAKAEEA, encoded by the coding sequence ATGGATTCGCTTCTCAAGGTGATGTTGAGCACCGGCGCTGGCTGGGTGCTCTGGTTGCTCATCGGGCTGTCGGTGCTGAGCGTCGGCATCATCATCGAGCGCGCCGTGGTCATCTCGCGCTCGGGCGGAGATCCGGCCCGGCTGGCGGAGAACCTGAAGTCGCACCTGGACAAGGGGGAGATCGACAAGGCGGTCTTCCGACTGCAGGTGGTGCGCGGCGTGGAGGCGCGCATCGCGCTCGAGGGACTTCGGGCCTACGACAAGGGACCGGACTCGGTGGCCGAGGCGATCACCTCGGCCAAGGCGATCCAGCGCAGTCTGCTCGAGCAGCGGCTGGGTTTCCTCGGGACGCTCGGCAACAACGCGCCGTTCATCGGTCTCTTCGGCACGGTGATCGGCATCATCAAGGCCTTCCACGACCTGTCGGTCGAGAGCGGCGGCGCGGCCAAGGCCGTGATGGCCGGCATCTCCGAAGCGCTCGTGGCCACCGCCATGGGGCTCTTCGTGGCCATCCCGGCGGTCATCGCCTTCAACTACTTCCAGCGCCGTATCCGCGCCCTGATCGCGAGCGTGGACGGGCTGAGCCACCTCATCCTCTCCGAGCTCCGCCGGCAACCTGGTCCCGCCGGGGCTGCGGCCATCGCCGTCGCCGCGGCCGAGGGAGCTCCGGCGGCCAAGGCCGAGGAGGCCTAG
- a CDS encoding biopolymer transporter ExbD yields the protein MAGGAGSQNDDDGEMITEINVTPMVDIMLVLLIIFMVTASLIVSPSMKVELPKGAGSAAAGKEPDITVVVTRTGALEYKQKPVSGDQLLGELRKERQAHPGARILVLADTKAYHGSVVKVMSIARSVGFTRLGVATEGGGK from the coding sequence ATGGCCGGTGGCGCTGGCTCGCAGAACGACGACGACGGGGAGATGATCACCGAGATCAACGTCACCCCGATGGTCGACATCATGCTGGTGCTGCTGATCATCTTCATGGTGACGGCGAGCCTGATCGTCAGCCCGTCGATGAAGGTGGAGTTGCCGAAGGGGGCGGGCTCGGCCGCCGCGGGCAAGGAGCCCGACATCACCGTGGTCGTGACCCGCACCGGGGCCCTCGAATACAAGCAGAAGCCCGTCTCGGGGGACCAGCTCCTCGGCGAGCTGCGCAAGGAACGCCAGGCGCATCCGGGGGCGCGCATCCTCGTGCTCGCCGACACCAAGGCCTATCACGGCAGCGTGGTGAAGGTGATGTCCATCGCGCGCAGCGTGGGCTTCACGCGCCTCGGGGTGGCCACCGAGGGAGGGGGGAAGTAG
- a CDS encoding NAD(P)-dependent alcohol dehydrogenase, producing the protein MSQPSVSSHPVKAFAAPSATTPLGATTVPRRDPLPGDVEIKILYCGVCHSDIHQARDEWREFLPTQYPCVPGHEIVGRVTRTGSAVKMFKEGDLAAVGCMVGSCGTCPSCREGEEQYCATFPTFTYNGPDKHLGGVTYGGYSDSIVVDEAFVLRLSPKLALAGAAPLLCAGITTYSPLRHWNVTKGKKVGIVGLGGLGHMGVKFAKAFGAETVVFTTSASKVADAKRLGADEVVISKDAAEVQKHAGSFDFILNTVSAEHDLNAYLGLLKRDGTMTLLGAPPTPAPVVGAFLILGRKSLAGSAIGGIRETQEMLDFCAEHGITSDVEVIRIQDVNQAYDRMLRSDVKYRFVIDMASLK; encoded by the coding sequence ATGAGCCAGCCGTCCGTGTCATCCCATCCCGTGAAGGCCTTCGCCGCGCCGAGCGCCACCACGCCGCTCGGCGCCACCACCGTGCCGCGCCGTGACCCGCTACCCGGCGACGTAGAGATCAAGATCCTCTACTGCGGCGTCTGCCATTCGGACATCCACCAGGCCCGCGACGAGTGGCGCGAGTTTCTGCCCACGCAGTATCCCTGCGTCCCCGGCCACGAGATCGTGGGGCGCGTGACGCGCACCGGTAGCGCCGTGAAGATGTTCAAGGAGGGGGACCTCGCGGCGGTCGGCTGCATGGTCGGCTCCTGCGGCACCTGCCCGAGCTGCCGCGAGGGTGAAGAGCAGTACTGCGCCACCTTCCCAACCTTCACCTACAACGGGCCCGACAAGCACCTCGGGGGCGTGACCTACGGCGGCTACTCCGACAGCATCGTGGTGGACGAGGCCTTCGTGCTGCGCCTCTCTCCCAAGCTGGCCCTCGCGGGGGCGGCGCCGCTCCTCTGCGCCGGGATCACCACCTACTCGCCGCTCCGCCACTGGAACGTGACGAAGGGCAAGAAGGTGGGCATCGTGGGGCTCGGCGGGCTCGGTCACATGGGCGTGAAGTTCGCCAAGGCCTTCGGCGCCGAGACCGTGGTCTTCACCACCTCGGCGAGCAAAGTGGCCGACGCGAAGCGCCTCGGGGCCGACGAGGTCGTGATCTCCAAGGACGCGGCCGAGGTGCAAAAGCACGCCGGGAGCTTCGACTTCATCTTGAACACGGTCTCCGCCGAGCACGACCTCAACGCGTACCTCGGCCTGCTCAAGCGCGACGGCACGATGACGCTCCTCGGTGCGCCGCCGACGCCCGCGCCGGTCGTGGGCGCGTTCCTCATCCTCGGACGTAAGAGCCTCGCCGGCTCCGCCATCGGCGGCATCCGCGAGACTCAGGAGATGCTCGACTTCTGCGCCGAGCACGGCATCACCTCCGACGTCGAGGTGATCCGCATCCAGGACGTGAACCAGGCCTACGACCGCATGCTCCGGTCCGACGTGAAGTACCGCTTCGTGATCGACATGGCCTCGTTGAAGTAA
- a CDS encoding SUMF1/EgtB/PvdO family nonheme iron enzyme gives MPRSRLVLRAALVALACGLASGCSWPLCDEACPDGHRCIDGACIVDPCKGKSCGPDGYGGSCGACAGVCREGQCKTCSADMVRIMDQEACIDRFEASPGPRGRAQSMAGRAPWNRVTWIEAKTACELAGKRLCTREEWTTACVGPQPCEFYCTPQYPYGPEYVYDKCFGAALASEPKRTGPFLTGSYQQCEGGVPGLFDMSGNVREWVSTCTTSSCKTLGGSYLDSGSSLSCKAEESEYSNIQVPKWSSGEGLDVGFRCCAGL, from the coding sequence ATGCCGCGCTCTCGCCTCGTCCTGCGTGCCGCGCTCGTCGCCCTCGCTTGCGGGCTGGCGTCCGGCTGCTCGTGGCCCCTCTGCGACGAGGCCTGTCCCGACGGCCACCGCTGCATCGACGGCGCGTGCATCGTGGACCCCTGCAAGGGCAAGAGCTGCGGCCCCGACGGCTACGGGGGCTCGTGCGGGGCGTGCGCGGGCGTCTGCCGCGAAGGACAGTGCAAGACCTGCTCGGCGGACATGGTCCGCATCATGGACCAGGAGGCGTGCATCGATCGCTTCGAGGCCTCGCCGGGACCGCGCGGCCGGGCGCAGTCCATGGCGGGCCGCGCCCCCTGGAACCGCGTGACCTGGATCGAGGCCAAGACGGCCTGCGAGCTGGCCGGCAAGCGCCTCTGCACGCGGGAGGAGTGGACCACGGCCTGCGTCGGCCCACAGCCCTGCGAGTTCTACTGCACGCCCCAGTATCCGTACGGCCCGGAGTACGTCTACGACAAGTGCTTCGGCGCGGCGCTCGCCTCGGAGCCGAAGCGCACCGGCCCCTTCCTGACGGGCAGCTACCAGCAGTGCGAGGGGGGAGTGCCGGGCCTCTTCGACATGAGCGGCAACGTGCGGGAGTGGGTCTCGACCTGCACCACCTCGAGCTGCAAGACCCTCGGCGGGAGCTACCTCGACAGCGGCTCCTCCTTGAGCTGCAAGGCCGAGGAGTCGGAGTACTCGAACATCCAGGTGCCCAAGTGGTCGAGCGGCGAGGGGCTGGACGTCGGCTTCAGGTGCTGCGCGGGGCTCTGA
- a CDS encoding protein kinase, producing MACLDDNTVQALLEGRLAADRADGARAHLSACDDCRRLVSALDTRGPGTAPHPLAGQLLGDTYRLSVPVGSGGMGTVFAAEHVRLGRTVAVKILSEPLRQHPEALDRFRREALISAGLGSRHIVDVLDFNRMPDGTPFMVMELLDGEDLAERLALRGPLSPEVAVALLKQLCSALAAAHAREIIHRDLKPSNVFLCHGDDDVPFVKVLDFGISKARTELASLTGSREILGTPLYMSPEMATARHQELDHRADLFSVGAIAYEALTGRRAFAAESIPSVLYRVVHDHPPPPAALRPEIPAWLSDLVMQLLAKNPEERPRDARTVTQLLDERRTAALPATVTGPGPVSVPRPGPPASTSHATSVAPWRIVLWALLAALAGLVGVTAWWYRSDRPSEASRTAALPAALPRSVDAASRPADAGAEAGSAPRADSAAGAPVPAPRPARKERRKRNPDTDPLL from the coding sequence ATGGCCTGCCTCGATGACAACACCGTCCAGGCCCTCCTCGAGGGCAGGCTCGCGGCGGACCGCGCGGACGGCGCGCGCGCGCACCTCTCCGCGTGCGACGATTGCCGCCGGCTCGTCTCCGCGCTCGACACGCGAGGCCCGGGGACGGCGCCGCACCCGCTCGCGGGGCAGCTCCTCGGTGACACCTACCGGCTGAGCGTCCCCGTCGGAAGCGGCGGCATGGGCACGGTCTTCGCCGCCGAGCACGTGCGCCTCGGCCGCACCGTGGCCGTGAAGATCCTCTCCGAGCCCTTGCGGCAGCATCCGGAGGCACTCGACCGCTTTCGCCGCGAGGCGCTCATCTCCGCGGGCCTCGGGAGCCGGCACATCGTGGACGTGCTGGACTTCAACCGCATGCCCGACGGCACGCCGTTCATGGTGATGGAGCTCCTCGACGGGGAGGACCTGGCCGAACGCCTGGCCCTCCGCGGACCGCTCTCCCCCGAGGTGGCCGTCGCGCTCCTCAAGCAGCTCTGCTCGGCGCTCGCCGCCGCGCACGCGCGCGAGATCATCCACCGGGACCTGAAGCCCTCGAACGTCTTTCTCTGCCACGGCGACGACGACGTCCCGTTCGTGAAGGTGCTGGACTTCGGCATCTCGAAGGCCCGGACCGAGCTCGCCTCGCTCACCGGCTCGCGCGAGATCCTGGGCACGCCGCTCTACATGTCCCCGGAGATGGCCACCGCGCGGCACCAGGAGCTCGACCACCGCGCGGACCTCTTCTCCGTCGGCGCCATCGCCTACGAGGCGCTCACCGGACGGCGCGCCTTCGCCGCCGAGTCCATCCCTTCGGTCCTCTACCGCGTGGTGCACGACCATCCGCCACCTCCCGCGGCGCTGCGACCCGAGATCCCGGCCTGGCTCTCCGACCTCGTGATGCAGCTCCTGGCGAAGAACCCCGAGGAGCGCCCCCGGGACGCGAGGACCGTCACGCAGCTCCTCGACGAACGACGCACCGCCGCGCTACCCGCCACGGTCACGGGCCCCGGCCCTGTCTCGGTCCCGCGCCCCGGTCCCCCCGCGTCGACCTCGCACGCCACGTCGGTCGCCCCCTGGCGGATCGTCCTTTGGGCCCTGCTCGCCGCCCTGGCCGGGCTTGTGGGCGTCACCGCGTGGTGGTATCGAAGCGACCGACCGAGCGAGGCGTCGCGCACGGCCGCTCTCCCCGCGGCGCTCCCTCGGTCCGTGGATGCCGCTTCCCGGCCGGCCGACGCCGGGGCAGAGGCCGGGTCTGCACCGCGCGCCGACAGCGCCGCCGGAGCTCCCGTCCCCGCCCCGCGTCCCGCCCGCAAGGAGCGGCGCAAGAGGAACCCGGACACGGATCCGCTGCTGTAG
- a CDS encoding GNAT family N-acetyltransferase: MPPMRTASVTTWHLELTSFQALRAARHPQEPCVVARLEPSQPAFSRFLYASVGADWWWIDRLPWTLADWRGHLERPEVATWVLYVGGAPAGYVELERQSGGNVELLYFGLLPGFSGRGFGGHLLTVGVEEAFALGARRVWVHTCSLDGPGALPNYQARGFSVFKVVTHEQALPEAPLELWPGAGR; this comes from the coding sequence ATGCCCCCCATGCGTACGGCCTCGGTGACCACCTGGCACCTCGAGCTCACCTCCTTCCAGGCCCTCCGCGCGGCGCGGCATCCCCAGGAGCCGTGCGTCGTCGCGCGCCTCGAACCCTCGCAACCGGCCTTCAGTCGCTTCCTCTACGCGTCGGTGGGGGCCGACTGGTGGTGGATCGATCGGCTCCCCTGGACCCTGGCCGACTGGCGAGGGCACCTCGAGCGGCCCGAGGTGGCCACCTGGGTGCTCTACGTGGGAGGTGCCCCGGCCGGGTACGTGGAGCTCGAGCGCCAGAGCGGAGGGAACGTCGAGCTGCTCTACTTCGGCCTGCTGCCGGGGTTTTCGGGCCGAGGGTTCGGCGGGCACCTGCTCACCGTCGGGGTCGAGGAGGCCTTCGCCCTCGGGGCCCGGCGCGTGTGGGTGCACACCTGCTCGCTCGACGGACCCGGCGCGCTCCCCAACTACCAGGCGCGAGGCTTTTCGGTCTTCAAGGTCGTGACGCACGAGCAGGCGCTTCCCGAGGCGCCGCTCGAGCTCTGGCCGGGTGCCGGGCGATAG
- a CDS encoding SET domain-containing protein-lysine N-methyltransferase: MTLAPSSGVNDLGRLRWGAVSTVLAASIACLVLVAPAFAFPPGTAMLHPAAVDLVLERRGSSVRVRRGKLVRVAQYELPLHGSPSKVTVYYSAVNDQVLGVKTVGAERVAFYSGSTRRRSELEKILKAKTSRAVSSGPDADLDLFLGGGERLAGGRLTLDRRDRSVLYTYAGRPWRNVKDRTSLAEALEWLNRDGRNLLNTPLARLQEDQRPRRTRRQRPAAPSPGAVDLASRRIQVDRGAGIEELSPLAFKKLFGVTYLSGTVLAPGVHQGRLWEFADPRHRRSAGGASDLSWPRASSLEQVAFGKKTPAQAQRIVARRIRRNEAWKPWEARAAYHELLRAGHVAPVYIKEVPELTQGGRRGWGLFAARDLAVGDLIGAYAGELDWGQNRQDRAYVLGGTHEREVIDARHKGNETRFVNHSSAHPNAKMGAIPVDGLVQPFLFVSRPVKAGEQLLFDYGQGYWDALDIVPGELGAKRTAR; encoded by the coding sequence ATGACTCTTGCTCCATCGTCCGGCGTGAACGACCTCGGACGCCTTCGGTGGGGCGCGGTGTCGACCGTCCTGGCGGCGAGCATCGCCTGCCTCGTGTTGGTCGCGCCGGCCTTCGCCTTCCCTCCGGGCACCGCGATGTTGCATCCGGCCGCGGTGGACCTCGTGCTCGAGCGCCGAGGCAGCTCGGTGCGCGTGCGACGGGGCAAGCTCGTCCGCGTGGCCCAGTACGAGCTGCCGCTCCACGGGAGCCCGAGCAAGGTCACCGTCTACTACTCGGCCGTGAACGACCAGGTGCTCGGCGTGAAGACCGTCGGAGCCGAGCGGGTTGCGTTCTACTCGGGGAGCACCCGGCGCCGCTCGGAGCTGGAGAAGATACTGAAGGCCAAGACCTCGCGCGCCGTCAGCAGCGGGCCCGACGCGGACCTCGACCTCTTTCTCGGCGGAGGAGAGCGCCTGGCGGGGGGGCGCCTGACGCTGGACCGACGGGACCGGAGCGTCCTCTACACCTACGCGGGGCGTCCCTGGCGCAACGTCAAGGACCGCACTTCGCTGGCCGAGGCGCTCGAGTGGCTGAATCGCGACGGGCGCAACCTCCTCAACACCCCGCTCGCGCGACTGCAGGAAGATCAGCGCCCTCGCAGGACCCGCCGGCAACGACCCGCTGCCCCCTCACCGGGCGCGGTGGACCTGGCCTCGCGCCGCATCCAGGTCGACCGCGGCGCGGGCATCGAAGAACTCTCGCCCCTCGCCTTCAAGAAGCTCTTCGGCGTGACCTACCTCTCGGGCACCGTGCTCGCGCCCGGAGTGCACCAGGGGCGACTCTGGGAGTTCGCCGACCCCCGGCATCGCCGTTCGGCGGGGGGCGCGTCGGACCTGAGCTGGCCGCGGGCGAGTTCCCTCGAGCAGGTCGCCTTCGGCAAGAAGACCCCCGCCCAGGCCCAGCGCATCGTCGCGCGCCGCATCCGGCGCAACGAGGCCTGGAAGCCCTGGGAAGCGCGCGCCGCCTACCACGAGCTGCTCCGGGCCGGCCACGTGGCGCCGGTCTACATCAAGGAGGTCCCCGAGCTGACCCAAGGGGGCAGGAGGGGCTGGGGCCTCTTCGCCGCGCGAGACCTCGCCGTCGGAGACCTGATCGGCGCGTACGCCGGCGAGCTCGACTGGGGCCAGAACCGGCAAGACCGGGCCTACGTGCTCGGCGGCACCCACGAGCGCGAGGTGATCGACGCCCGGCACAAGGGCAACGAGACGCGCTTCGTCAACCACTCCTCGGCGCACCCCAACGCGAAGATGGGAGCGATCCCCGTGGACGGCCTCGTCCAGCCCTTCCTCTTCGTCTCGAGGCCCGTGAAGGCCGGCGAGCAGCTCCTCTTCGACTACGGCCAGGGCTACTGGGACGCGCTCGACATCGTGCCCGGAGAGCTCGGCGCGAAACGCACCGCCCGCTGA
- a CDS encoding HNH endonuclease, whose product MDRTLLLSQVYEPITVISWRRAISLLTLGKVEVVETYDQNIRSVSLVLKLPSVVRLVHSFRRHKHPVRFSRQNVLARDRWRCQYCGQKRTSAELTYDHVIPRAKGGKTCWENIVTACVECNARKADRTPEQARMRLLQEPARPSWVPIFTLQISRQSVPDAWRDYCYWMAELVPD is encoded by the coding sequence ATGGACCGTACGCTGCTGCTCAGTCAGGTCTACGAGCCGATCACCGTGATCAGCTGGAGGCGAGCGATCAGCTTGCTGACGCTCGGCAAGGTGGAGGTCGTCGAGACCTACGACCAGAACATCCGCTCCGTCTCGCTCGTGCTGAAATTGCCGTCGGTGGTGCGCCTGGTGCACAGCTTTCGGCGGCACAAACACCCCGTGCGCTTCTCGCGGCAGAACGTGCTCGCGCGCGACCGCTGGCGCTGCCAGTACTGCGGCCAGAAGCGCACCAGCGCGGAGCTGACCTACGACCACGTCATTCCGCGGGCCAAGGGGGGCAAGACCTGCTGGGAGAACATCGTCACCGCCTGCGTGGAGTGCAACGCGCGCAAGGCGGATCGCACGCCGGAGCAGGCCCGGATGCGACTCCTGCAGGAGCCGGCGCGCCCCTCGTGGGTGCCGATCTTCACGCTGCAGATCTCGCGGCAATCGGTCCCCGACGCCTGGCGCGACTACTGCTACTGGATGGCCGAGCTCGTGCCGGACTGA